The following are encoded in a window of Mycobacterium vicinigordonae genomic DNA:
- a CDS encoding helix-turn-helix transcriptional regulator has product MLEKLNGELTRPWTLSDPVTQPELTVTRAASNADEATVLLREVYHDLNVSAPSTDLRMQLRYVDLSKVKLVGLKMTHSTVVTQPFPYYVVATTLAGRAHYTTCGTSRAIPHRDRTIMAPGTSPRINYLAPSNEVMTISLDPLALEDELSALLGRPVASPIRFYDMPDRPRDVRPFDRALTVLGQELSGPSVIADQPKMSGYFVRLLMAGLLLDHPHSYSEELSRPTGFTGPRSVRSAVQVIDSDPMSVASVTDLARRANVSVRSLEDGFRSHLGISPMRYLRDVRLACAHDMLKRSDPDSTTATAIAHHWGFNHYGRFVSEYRAKFGRTPAETLRTGG; this is encoded by the coding sequence ATGCTTGAAAAGCTCAACGGTGAGCTGACTCGTCCTTGGACTCTGTCGGATCCTGTGACACAACCCGAACTGACGGTCACTCGCGCGGCGTCGAACGCTGACGAGGCCACCGTGCTGTTGCGAGAGGTCTACCACGACTTGAATGTCTCTGCGCCGTCTACGGATCTGCGCATGCAACTGCGGTATGTCGATCTCTCGAAGGTTAAGCTCGTCGGTTTGAAGATGACCCACTCCACTGTCGTGACGCAGCCGTTCCCCTACTACGTTGTCGCCACTACCTTGGCGGGTCGGGCCCACTACACAACCTGCGGCACCAGTCGTGCGATCCCGCATCGCGACCGAACGATCATGGCGCCCGGCACATCGCCGCGTATCAACTACTTAGCTCCGAGCAACGAAGTGATGACCATATCGCTCGATCCCCTGGCGCTCGAGGATGAACTTTCCGCACTACTGGGGCGCCCCGTGGCTTCGCCAATCCGCTTCTATGACATGCCCGATCGACCGCGCGACGTGAGACCATTCGACCGTGCGCTGACGGTTCTAGGCCAAGAACTGTCCGGGCCATCGGTGATCGCCGATCAGCCGAAAATGTCGGGGTACTTCGTTCGCCTGCTGATGGCGGGACTGCTACTTGATCACCCTCATAGCTATTCCGAAGAGCTTTCCCGCCCAACCGGATTCACCGGGCCTCGTTCAGTGCGTAGCGCTGTGCAGGTAATCGATTCGGACCCGATGAGCGTCGCGTCGGTCACAGACCTAGCTCGTCGCGCCAACGTAAGCGTTCGCTCGCTTGAAGATGGATTTCGATCGCACCTTGGAATCTCTCCGATGAGGTATCTCCGCGATGTCCGACTAGCGTGCGCACACGACATGTTGAAACGAAGTGATCCTGACAGCACGACCGCGACCGCAATCGCGCACCACTGGGGGTTTAATCACTACGGCCGGTTCGTCTCTGAATACCGCGCCAAGTTTGGTCGAACTCCTGCAGAGACACTTCGTACCGGCGGCTGA
- a CDS encoding DUF732 domain-containing protein, translating into MIAVAGVGANLQLLLPRAHAVPAPEVEYLYNVVARRHYAFPESDALSYGRGICEKVNQGESYARVIEDVKSDVLPNDEYAANYLISYSVGILCPAEIWQLRNSAAHYRSPAG; encoded by the coding sequence CTGATTGCGGTGGCTGGCGTCGGCGCCAACCTTCAGTTACTACTACCCCGTGCACATGCCGTTCCGGCTCCTGAGGTCGAGTACTTATATAACGTTGTGGCGCGGCGACATTACGCATTTCCGGAAAGTGATGCGCTCAGCTACGGTCGAGGCATCTGCGAAAAGGTCAACCAGGGTGAAAGCTACGCTCGAGTGATTGAGGATGTGAAAAGTGACGTACTGCCCAACGACGAGTACGCGGCTAACTACCTGATTTCGTATTCGGTGGGGATACTATGCCCCGCCGAGATCTGGCAGCTGCGAAACTCAGCTGCGCACTATCGATCCCCGGCGGGATAG
- a CDS encoding nuclear transport factor 2 family protein: MHRIYAAVRAADVQTFFSYCHPDVILEEASSLPVGGIYRGREEFGRALGTLAAAYDLSTLEIKHVVASGDVVVVNFVVRSPKPRAFEIEVAEWWHFRDGKVALVRPFYWDTAELIQKLSEA, translated from the coding sequence GTGCACAGAATCTACGCTGCGGTGCGCGCCGCAGACGTGCAGACGTTCTTCTCATACTGCCACCCCGATGTCATCCTGGAAGAGGCCTCGTCGCTACCCGTGGGCGGTATCTACCGGGGACGAGAGGAGTTCGGCCGCGCACTAGGCACTTTGGCCGCCGCGTACGACCTGTCGACGCTCGAAATCAAGCACGTTGTGGCAAGCGGCGACGTGGTGGTGGTGAACTTCGTAGTCCGTTCCCCCAAGCCGCGTGCCTTCGAGATCGAAGTGGCCGAGTGGTGGCACTTCAGGGATGGCAAAGTGGCCTTGGTGCGGCCATTCTATTGGGACACAGCTGAACTAATCCAGAAGCTGAGCGAAGCCTGA
- a CDS encoding flavin-containing monooxygenase → MTDERAQDSESAIDFDAIEVRYQEERAKRVRADGAGQYQAIDIGSELEADPFNPALTPREAVTSTAEVVLIGGGFSSLITAVELLKEGLDDVLIVEKGADLGGTWYWNRYPGLCCDVEAYIYLPYLEELGYVPTEKYASGAEIREYARRIGQHWNLYEKTLFQTRVTEMCWTDEQDRWLIRTNRGDVVRARHVVLATGGLLHRPKLPGIQGLESFEGKTFHTSRWDYEYTGGDITGGLTKLSDKRVALIGTGATALQVVPHLGADAKELYVFQRTPTAVDIRNNCPTDNDWFASLKPGWQRRRMINFDGLLAGIPHDEDLVGDQWTQGIWSLPRLQIPADGSPPDMEAYQKAVRENEHIQMERIRARVDEIVDDPATAEALKPWFSSHCKRPGFHDGYLQTFNRPNVTLVDTKGRGPDLVTANAIHFDGTAYEVDCIIYATGFEAAVSPGRAGGFPIYGRGGGSLEERWQEEFRTLHGIMTAGFPNMYVVGGIRHAAVSINVLFVNAIQARHVASLIQDLKDGGHATIEISEVAEKYWAHTIAENSVYDPAATRMCTPGYYNAEGALEGKGTTAPLWEHAFGGEHSLYEQLLADWRRERIDEQAILDRSMPVRTSNGELKGNHDESRANLG, encoded by the coding sequence ATGACCGATGAAAGAGCTCAGGATAGCGAATCGGCCATCGATTTCGATGCCATCGAGGTCAGGTACCAGGAAGAGCGTGCGAAGCGAGTACGGGCGGATGGGGCGGGTCAGTACCAGGCGATTGATATCGGGTCCGAGCTGGAGGCAGATCCATTCAATCCAGCCTTGACACCGCGCGAAGCGGTGACAAGCACCGCCGAAGTGGTTTTGATCGGTGGGGGATTCTCCAGCCTGATAACTGCTGTCGAGTTGCTCAAAGAGGGACTGGACGATGTTCTCATCGTCGAGAAGGGGGCCGATTTGGGCGGCACCTGGTATTGGAATCGCTATCCTGGTCTGTGCTGCGACGTCGAGGCATATATATACCTTCCCTACCTCGAGGAACTGGGATACGTACCAACCGAAAAGTATGCCAGTGGGGCGGAGATCCGTGAATATGCACGCCGGATCGGGCAACATTGGAACTTATACGAGAAGACCCTCTTCCAAACGCGTGTCACCGAGATGTGCTGGACGGACGAGCAGGATCGCTGGCTGATTCGCACGAATCGTGGAGACGTGGTTCGGGCCCGCCACGTGGTGCTGGCTACCGGGGGCTTGCTGCACCGTCCGAAGCTGCCTGGAATTCAGGGACTGGAGTCGTTCGAAGGTAAGACGTTTCACACCAGTCGATGGGACTACGAATACACAGGTGGGGATATTACTGGTGGCCTAACCAAACTGAGCGACAAACGGGTCGCCCTGATTGGAACGGGAGCGACTGCGCTGCAGGTCGTTCCACATCTCGGCGCCGACGCGAAGGAACTCTATGTCTTCCAGCGAACCCCAACCGCCGTCGACATCCGCAACAATTGCCCAACTGACAACGACTGGTTCGCCAGCCTCAAGCCCGGTTGGCAACGGCGTCGCATGATCAACTTCGACGGATTGCTGGCGGGTATTCCGCATGACGAAGATCTCGTCGGAGATCAGTGGACCCAGGGAATCTGGAGCCTTCCGCGGCTCCAGATCCCAGCTGATGGATCACCACCCGATATGGAGGCATACCAGAAGGCGGTGCGCGAGAATGAGCACATCCAAATGGAGCGCATCCGTGCCCGTGTGGATGAGATAGTCGACGATCCGGCCACCGCGGAGGCGCTTAAGCCATGGTTTAGCTCCCACTGCAAACGGCCGGGATTCCACGATGGATATCTGCAGACCTTTAACCGCCCGAACGTCACGCTCGTGGATACCAAGGGCCGAGGTCCAGATCTCGTTACTGCCAACGCGATTCACTTCGACGGCACCGCGTATGAGGTCGACTGCATCATCTACGCCACCGGGTTCGAAGCAGCGGTTTCGCCCGGCCGTGCCGGCGGCTTTCCGATATATGGCCGCGGCGGTGGATCGCTGGAGGAGCGCTGGCAGGAGGAGTTCAGAACCCTGCACGGCATCATGACGGCGGGATTCCCCAATATGTATGTCGTCGGAGGAATCCGGCATGCCGCAGTGTCGATCAATGTCTTGTTCGTCAACGCTATCCAAGCCCGCCACGTTGCCAGCCTTATCCAGGACCTGAAGGACGGCGGGCATGCCACGATCGAGATCTCAGAAGTGGCTGAAAAATACTGGGCACATACAATTGCCGAGAACTCGGTATATGACCCTGCAGCCACCCGCATGTGCACGCCCGGTTACTACAACGCGGAGGGAGCACTTGAGGGAAAGGGCACCACGGCGCCCCTTTGGGAGCACGCGTTCGGCGGCGAGCACTCGCTCTACGAGCAGTTGCTGGCTGATTGGCGCCGCGAACGTATCGATGAACAAGCGATCCTTGATCGGTCGATGCCGGTAAGAACAAGCAACGGTGAACTGAAAGGAAACCATGACGAATCGCGCGCCAATCTCGGCTGA
- a CDS encoding acyl-CoA dehydrogenase family protein, giving the protein MDFALTASQQDLQARAEKVGRSFADEVRQWDELDQAPYREIFERVGAADLLGVAMPKKYGGKGGGAVEYLLVVEALFRYAQSWLPPEPVFCTSGPGPSMFLLGDEAVREKYLHDIVAGRRGCNIALTEPDAGSALTHLKTTAAADHDSLILNGHKNFLTGSNVNELNATFVRFADVAGAKGIGAVVVEDSMPGVEVRRGPTFVGDRGIHHGEMILTDVRVPKENIIVGPGQFARLMTAFNLERLHNCGFWLGYSQAAYDEAARYVQQREAFGKPIIDFQSVYHALADMWVQIEALRLLAYRAAASAIEGRFPQLAEVTQAKLFGATVGPQITLKAMELHGGYGATTDFSVQRIHRDCVTNVVAGGAPAVLRNGVAAGLFPNRKFRQT; this is encoded by the coding sequence ATGGATTTCGCCCTCACCGCCAGTCAACAAGACCTACAAGCGCGCGCCGAGAAGGTGGGCCGGTCCTTCGCCGATGAGGTACGCCAATGGGACGAATTAGATCAAGCCCCTTACCGCGAGATTTTCGAGCGAGTAGGCGCCGCGGATCTATTGGGTGTGGCGATGCCCAAAAAGTACGGCGGAAAGGGCGGTGGTGCAGTCGAGTACCTGCTCGTAGTCGAGGCGCTATTCCGATACGCACAATCCTGGCTCCCGCCCGAGCCGGTGTTTTGCACCAGCGGCCCCGGACCCTCGATGTTCCTCCTGGGCGACGAGGCGGTACGAGAGAAATACCTGCACGACATCGTCGCCGGGCGCCGCGGATGCAACATTGCGCTTACCGAACCCGATGCAGGGTCCGCGCTGACGCATCTTAAGACGACGGCCGCAGCCGATCACGATAGTTTAATTCTTAACGGCCACAAGAATTTCCTTACCGGATCCAATGTGAACGAGCTCAACGCGACGTTCGTGCGTTTCGCGGATGTCGCGGGCGCGAAGGGGATTGGCGCAGTCGTCGTAGAGGACTCGATGCCTGGGGTCGAGGTCCGGCGCGGCCCTACCTTCGTCGGTGATCGAGGTATTCACCACGGCGAAATGATCCTGACCGATGTGCGGGTGCCCAAGGAGAACATCATCGTCGGGCCCGGTCAGTTCGCACGGCTGATGACGGCGTTCAACCTTGAACGACTGCATAACTGCGGCTTCTGGCTAGGCTACAGCCAAGCCGCGTACGACGAAGCCGCACGCTATGTGCAACAGCGCGAGGCCTTCGGCAAGCCCATCATCGACTTTCAATCCGTATATCACGCACTGGCCGACATGTGGGTACAGATCGAGGCGTTGCGATTGCTTGCATACAGGGCCGCCGCGTCAGCTATCGAGGGTCGTTTTCCTCAGCTCGCCGAAGTCACTCAAGCCAAGTTATTCGGCGCGACGGTTGGACCACAAATCACCTTGAAGGCAATGGAACTGCACGGCGGCTACGGCGCGACGACCGACTTCTCCGTCCAGCGGATCCATCGCGACTGCGTCACCAATGTCGTAGCCGGCGGCGCACCTGCAGTGCTGCGAAACGGTGTCGCAGCTGGGTTGTTCCCCAATAGGAAATTCCGGCAAACGTGA
- a CDS encoding zinc-binding dehydrogenase, with protein sequence MSDAAVCTAAGADLRVEQLFVAPPRRGEVKVRIGATGLCGSDRSAAIGAMPCPMPMVLGHQGAGIVTAVGDGVDSVRLGDRVVIIAITQCHQCYECARSRPHLCRVGLAGLTTGLPPAGTSPLRDAKGNAVRQFMAAGTFADEIVVPATSAIPIPFDMPFVPAALIGCSGLTGFGAAVNTASIEPGYSVAVIGCGAVGLFAIQGARLVGAGEIVAIDVAKSKLELAKSLGADDVIDGSTYDSVACVRQLTANRGADVVIEAVGSQVTVDQAIRMTARGGHAVFVGAGSPDTMVAVRQYSGLIAPGVTLRGCFLGSADARRDVPRLVRHYLAGDLQIDPLVSQRITLGEVNQGLASLGGPNTVTSVIDFQQEPSATESLRSAVIPRPYHSDLTNTVAPVDI encoded by the coding sequence ATGTCCGATGCCGCGGTATGTACTGCTGCTGGTGCTGATCTGCGGGTCGAGCAGCTCTTTGTGGCGCCACCGCGCCGCGGCGAGGTGAAGGTCCGAATCGGCGCCACGGGCCTGTGTGGCTCGGATCGTTCGGCGGCCATCGGCGCGATGCCGTGCCCGATGCCAATGGTTCTTGGCCATCAGGGGGCAGGAATTGTGACCGCGGTCGGTGACGGCGTCGATTCTGTCAGACTGGGCGACCGCGTCGTGATCATAGCCATTACTCAATGCCACCAATGCTACGAATGTGCGCGGTCCCGGCCCCACCTGTGCAGGGTCGGTTTGGCAGGGCTGACAACCGGCCTCCCGCCCGCCGGCACCTCGCCGCTGCGCGATGCAAAGGGAAACGCGGTTCGGCAATTCATGGCAGCCGGTACGTTCGCGGACGAAATCGTAGTTCCTGCCACGTCGGCCATTCCCATCCCCTTCGATATGCCTTTCGTACCAGCGGCTCTCATTGGCTGCTCTGGCCTCACTGGATTTGGTGCGGCGGTCAACACCGCCTCCATCGAACCCGGATACAGCGTTGCCGTGATCGGCTGCGGCGCAGTCGGCCTGTTTGCGATTCAAGGAGCTCGGTTGGTTGGCGCCGGTGAGATCGTCGCGATCGATGTAGCCAAGTCGAAGTTGGAACTCGCGAAGTCGTTGGGTGCGGATGACGTGATCGACGGCAGCACATACGATTCGGTCGCCTGCGTCCGGCAACTGACTGCCAACCGTGGCGCCGACGTTGTCATCGAGGCCGTTGGTAGCCAGGTCACCGTGGATCAAGCGATCCGTATGACCGCGCGGGGTGGCCACGCGGTCTTCGTAGGCGCGGGAAGCCCCGACACAATGGTTGCGGTCAGGCAGTACAGCGGACTAATTGCGCCGGGTGTAACGCTTCGCGGATGCTTCCTGGGGTCAGCCGATGCCCGCCGGGACGTCCCCAGACTGGTGCGGCATTACCTGGCAGGAGACCTCCAGATTGATCCGCTGGTGTCGCAGCGCATTACTCTTGGCGAGGTAAATCAAGGCCTAGCTAGCCTTGGTGGCCCAAACACCGTCACTTCGGTCATTGACTTTCAGCAGGAGCCGTCGGCTACGGAATCCTTACGCTCAGCGGTCATACCGCGTCCGTACCATTCTGACCTGACGAACACTGTTGCTCCGGTGGACATCTGA
- a CDS encoding AMP-binding protein, whose translation MTPSSAVDVRRQPHASRRMDWSSLIRRHAAAKPAEVAVRFGGQSITWKELDDRCSRMGGWLAEQGVVAGDRVVLLLANRPEFIEGVVAANRVGAIAVPVNFRLSTAEVEFIVGDASPTAIITESGLVSLLSGVDSPSVQLVVDREPVCPAMSANLDAPEYSTDDPAVIIYTSGTTGRPKGAVLSHLNLQAQGLALIRGWQLFEDDAPITLLCLPMFHVGGFTIGTAFLLVGGTMVIQPSGAFDAVETLGVLERERVSSVFMVPTQWQAIVESGVGSRELVLRVLAWGGAPMSTTVLEQLSTLFPAASVVAVFGQTEMTPVSFLSGRDARRKLGSVGRPVDTISVRVVDEELNDVPLGEIGELVYRGPGLLLGYWGRPDATAEAFDGGWFHSGDLAFIDAEGFIYVVDRKKDMIISGGENIYTAEVESALSGHPDIGEVAVIGRPDQRWGEVPVAVVVPRSRAGSTLDLESLNNWLDGRLARYKRPKAVEVVDTLPRNASGKVLKHALKAVSNQSGQRPAHQYKSNS comes from the coding sequence ATGACGCCGTCCTCGGCGGTCGACGTACGTCGACAACCCCATGCCTCTCGCCGAATGGACTGGTCGAGTTTGATTCGTCGGCATGCCGCTGCAAAACCCGCGGAGGTCGCGGTTCGTTTTGGTGGCCAATCGATTACGTGGAAGGAGCTCGACGACCGGTGCTCGCGTATGGGTGGCTGGCTAGCCGAGCAAGGCGTGGTCGCTGGTGATCGCGTGGTGCTCCTGTTGGCGAACCGACCAGAGTTCATTGAGGGCGTAGTGGCCGCCAACCGGGTTGGTGCGATCGCTGTTCCGGTGAACTTTCGACTCAGCACGGCCGAGGTTGAGTTCATCGTTGGCGACGCGTCGCCAACTGCGATTATCACCGAGAGCGGTCTGGTAAGCCTGCTCTCCGGTGTCGACAGCCCCTCAGTGCAGCTAGTGGTTGACCGGGAGCCCGTCTGTCCAGCTATGAGCGCGAACCTCGACGCTCCCGAGTACTCGACCGATGATCCGGCGGTGATCATCTACACCTCCGGCACAACGGGTCGGCCGAAAGGCGCTGTACTCTCGCATCTAAATCTGCAAGCTCAGGGCTTGGCGCTCATCCGAGGATGGCAACTGTTCGAAGACGACGCACCTATAACGCTGCTGTGCCTGCCAATGTTTCACGTCGGCGGGTTCACCATCGGGACAGCGTTCCTCCTCGTCGGAGGAACAATGGTGATTCAGCCCAGCGGTGCCTTCGACGCGGTTGAGACGCTGGGCGTCCTTGAGCGCGAGCGTGTGTCGAGCGTGTTCATGGTTCCCACTCAGTGGCAAGCGATTGTTGAGAGCGGAGTCGGCTCCCGCGAGCTCGTTCTGCGGGTACTGGCCTGGGGCGGAGCACCGATGAGCACGACCGTACTAGAGCAGTTGAGCACTCTTTTCCCGGCAGCATCCGTGGTGGCGGTGTTCGGTCAGACCGAGATGACCCCCGTGTCCTTTTTGAGTGGTCGGGATGCCAGGCGCAAACTCGGCTCAGTTGGTAGGCCGGTTGACACGATCTCAGTTCGCGTGGTGGACGAGGAATTGAACGACGTTCCTTTGGGCGAGATCGGTGAACTCGTTTACCGCGGTCCAGGTCTGCTACTGGGCTACTGGGGTCGGCCCGACGCAACCGCGGAGGCGTTCGACGGCGGTTGGTTCCATTCTGGCGACCTAGCTTTCATCGATGCAGAGGGCTTTATCTATGTGGTCGATCGCAAGAAGGACATGATCATCTCGGGTGGAGAGAACATCTACACGGCGGAGGTGGAGAGCGCGCTGTCCGGACACCCGGACATCGGCGAGGTGGCGGTGATCGGACGGCCCGACCAACGATGGGGCGAGGTACCGGTTGCTGTCGTGGTACCGCGTTCCCGCGCGGGTTCGACCCTTGACCTAGAGTCGCTCAACAATTGGCTGGACGGTCGGCTCGCGCGCTACAAACGGCCGAAGGCCGTGGAAGTAGTCGACACGCTGCCGCGCAATGCCAGTGGCAAAGTCCTGAAACACGCTTTGAAGGCCGTCTCGAACCAATCGGGCCAGCGGCCGGCACACCAGTACAAGTCGAATTCATAA
- a CDS encoding enoyl-CoA hydratase/isomerase family protein: MTDILISRDGPVGIITINRPQRLNAVAPETGSRINDALRGLEAEPEVRAIVLTGAGRGFCAGADISGEVGDAGVVLRDIWNPLITTMRNLDVPIVAAVNGVAAGAGVSLALACDLRVAAASARFQLSFTKIGLLPDAGLTWLLPRTVGLGRANELSLLARDLRAAEALQWGLVNELCEDGTTLDRATVMARVIAGQSSSVSAAKRAIQRALECSFSDQLHYEATTQAWLQEQPDFKESTAAFAEKRTPIRVPRTLR; the protein is encoded by the coding sequence ATGACGGATATTCTGATAAGCCGCGATGGCCCTGTCGGTATCATCACCATCAATCGGCCGCAGCGACTTAATGCGGTCGCACCGGAGACGGGTTCTCGCATCAATGACGCTCTGCGCGGTCTGGAAGCCGAACCCGAGGTGCGCGCCATCGTGCTAACCGGCGCTGGACGCGGGTTCTGCGCTGGCGCAGATATTTCCGGCGAAGTGGGCGACGCTGGCGTGGTGCTTCGCGATATCTGGAACCCCCTGATTACCACGATGCGAAATCTCGATGTGCCGATCGTGGCCGCAGTGAACGGTGTGGCAGCTGGTGCTGGTGTATCCCTCGCCCTGGCCTGCGATCTACGAGTTGCAGCGGCTTCGGCGAGATTCCAACTCTCCTTTACAAAAATTGGGCTACTCCCCGATGCCGGCCTCACGTGGTTGTTGCCGCGTACGGTCGGACTTGGTCGCGCGAACGAACTTTCACTGCTCGCTCGTGACCTGCGTGCCGCGGAGGCTTTGCAGTGGGGTTTGGTTAACGAACTATGTGAGGACGGCACCACTCTCGACAGAGCGACCGTGATGGCCCGTGTCATCGCAGGTCAATCGTCGAGTGTTTCCGCGGCGAAACGCGCGATTCAACGGGCACTTGAGTGCAGCTTCTCCGACCAACTGCATTACGAGGCCACAACGCAAGCATGGTTGCAAGAACAACCGGATTTCAAGGAGTCCACCGCCGCCTTTGCAGAAAAGAGGACGCCGATCCGAGTACCGCGCACTCTGCGTTAG
- a CDS encoding CAP domain-containing protein → MWVTCKSIQRWLVAVVALAAPTITFSVAPAEADNKRLNDSVVANVYTVQHQAGCTTDLKVDPRLRLAAQWHAEDLLNNRYLTGNSGSDGSSPQQRANAAGFTGTATETVAISPALAISGLDIMQQWYEDPESLATMRDCNNTAIGVWSLNSLDRSVVVAVYGKRS, encoded by the coding sequence ATGTGGGTCACCTGCAAAAGTATTCAGCGTTGGTTGGTTGCCGTGGTCGCCCTCGCAGCTCCTACGATCACGTTTTCTGTCGCACCCGCGGAGGCGGACAACAAGAGGCTGAATGATAGCGTGGTGGCTAACGTGTACACAGTCCAACATCAGGCAGGCTGCACCACAGATCTGAAGGTTGATCCACGGCTCCGCTTGGCCGCGCAATGGCATGCGGAGGACCTCTTGAACAACCGTTATCTCACCGGCAACAGCGGGTCTGACGGTTCGTCGCCGCAACAGCGGGCCAACGCTGCCGGTTTCACCGGCACGGCCACTGAAACGGTCGCAATCAGCCCAGCACTTGCTATCAGTGGGCTAGACATCATGCAGCAGTGGTATGAAGACCCAGAATCGCTTGCCACAATGCGCGATTGCAACAACACGGCGATAGGGGTCTGGTCGTTGAATAGCCTAGATCGATCGGTAGTTGTTGCAGTTTACGGCAAGAGAAGCTGA
- a CDS encoding acyl-CoA dehydrogenase family protein, with protein sequence MSEFARELTDLVRDMSKDADTTSGGAVAQRRWEQLQELGLTGIAIAENAGGSGGSLADLILVIRELARAGLNTPIVEASVAAYAVGAAPKGAFDTVVISHLAHLAPILSADLGLITFAPMARRVAIVGAAEVASLALADATVDPLVDIAGLPAGHVRVNHAPCAIHPQISPNDVLERLTLTRSAALVGSAWAAYELTRSYVVERKQFGAPLMKLMPVRTGLAHMAIGIRAAQSALDRAVELAVSVDSSPLQRFGAAASARIAAAHMATLVARTSHQLHGAVGITREYRLHRFTRSLWAHRDADRSEQDWNSRLGAVARTLDEDMLWEQLTN encoded by the coding sequence ATGAGCGAGTTTGCGCGTGAACTAACCGACCTCGTCCGAGATATGTCGAAAGATGCAGACACGACATCCGGCGGCGCGGTGGCCCAGCGGCGGTGGGAACAATTACAGGAACTGGGTTTGACCGGTATAGCAATCGCCGAGAATGCGGGGGGATCCGGAGGAAGCCTCGCCGACCTGATTCTGGTCATCCGCGAACTCGCTCGAGCGGGTCTGAACACGCCCATCGTGGAAGCCTCCGTAGCCGCGTACGCAGTCGGTGCCGCACCGAAAGGCGCTTTCGACACGGTCGTCATCAGCCATCTGGCGCACCTGGCTCCCATACTGTCGGCGGACCTTGGGTTAATTACATTCGCGCCGATGGCACGCCGGGTAGCCATCGTGGGCGCGGCCGAGGTGGCCAGTCTTGCGCTCGCCGACGCTACAGTCGACCCACTGGTCGACATCGCGGGTCTACCAGCAGGACACGTAAGGGTCAACCACGCACCCTGTGCGATACATCCCCAGATCAGCCCTAACGACGTCCTCGAACGCCTCACGCTCACGAGGTCGGCCGCGCTTGTCGGAAGCGCCTGGGCGGCATATGAACTAACCCGCAGCTATGTTGTCGAACGCAAACAGTTCGGTGCACCTCTGATGAAGCTCATGCCCGTCAGGACCGGCTTAGCCCATATGGCCATAGGCATCCGCGCTGCCCAGTCGGCGCTGGACCGAGCGGTTGAATTGGCTGTCTCTGTGGACAGTTCCCCACTGCAGCGCTTCGGTGCAGCAGCCAGCGCGCGCATCGCTGCCGCACACATGGCGACGTTGGTGGCCAGGACATCTCATCAACTTCACGGCGCTGTCGGCATTACCCGCGAATACCGACTGCACCGCTTTACCCGGTCGCTCTGGGCACACCGTGATGCCGACAGGTCCGAACAAGACTGGAACTCGCGCCTGGGAGCGGTAGCACGCACCCTCGACGAGGACATGCTCTGGGAGCAACTAACGAATTGA